Proteins from a genomic interval of Papaver somniferum cultivar HN1 chromosome 4, ASM357369v1, whole genome shotgun sequence:
- the LOC113274027 gene encoding uncharacterized protein LOC113274027: MDSSSGDSTPVEASTDIQNHGTLLTKKKGRVRCNYCAREICNYTRLKQHLGGIRGNVSPCVEVPEDIKVQMEKDSLPTLSRKRKHSVVMEYSGSEQKDEMLQVLRNTKKKNKVKNKEEAEDDSSRQTQRCIGRFFIENEIDFSSANSSTFKNMVHALVGSGSTALKAPSCDDLKGWILEEELKATQEHVQEVVCSWGSTGCSILLDGWTDESGRNMINFVVDSPQGPIFWKSADVSDFIGDVDAMISLMSGVIDEVGVQNVVQIVTYTTAGSMEAVGKQMTEKYKSIFWTVCASHCIGLMLEKIGMLGTDGVLSKAKAITKFIYSHETVLNLMRKHTGGVDLVSSSRIRSAMPFLILETIKSQKKILRNMFASPEWKDSTLASTADGRMVSGLVTREPSFWTEAEMLLKASVPLIRALHLLNGEDDRPQLGYIYETMDQVNEQIKKNHQGRKSKYQPLWTVIDGIWDDQLHSPIHTAGYYLNPGLFYFEDFFADSEVKTGFLCCIVRILEDKREQDLIATQFKEYKTLGGTFGCGDAIDRRARLAPAKWWSLYGVDCPELQRFAIRILSQTCTGALRYGLKRSLTEELHTKGRNIIEQKRLTELTFVHHNLRLQNLPASNSGNTDIFLEPFDPMDEWIAGMEEKAAKQIGNV, from the exons ATGGATTCCAGCTCTGGCGACTCCACCCCTGTTGAAGCGAGTACAGACATTCAAAATCACGGTACACTTCTTACTAAGAAAAAAGGTCGCGTCAGGTGCAATTATTGTGCAAGGGAGATCTGTAATTATACTCGTCTTAAGCAACACTTAGGCGGAATACGTGGAAATGTATCACCTTGTGTTGAAGTTCCAGAGGATATTAAGGTACAAATGGAGAAAGACAGCCTACCCACCTTGTCCCGGAAGAGGAAACACAGCGTTGTAATGGAGTATTCTGGATCAGAGCAAAAAGATGAGATGTTACAGGTTTTGCGTAacaccaaaaagaaaaacaaagtgaagaacaaagaagaagctgaagatgaCTCATCCAGGCAAACCCAGAGGTGTATCGGCAGATTCTttattgaaaatgaaattgattTTAGTTCTGCAAACTCATCTACCTTCAAGAATATGGTACATGCTTTGGTTGGAAGTGGATCCACGGCGCTTAAGGCCCCTAGTTGTGATGACCTAAAAGGGTGGATCCTAGAGGAAGAACTGAAAGCAACACAAGAGCATGTGCAGGAAGTTGTGTGTTCTTGGGGAAGCACAGGGTGCAGCATATTGCTGGATGGATGGACAGATGAGAGTGGGCGAAATATGATTAATTTTGTAGTTGATAGCCCACAGGGTCCCATATTCTGGAAGTCGGCTGATGTCTCAGATTTCATTGGAGATGTAGATGCCATGATCTCATTGATGAGTGGAGTTATTGATGAGGTTGGAGTGCAGAATGTGGTTCAAATTGTGACATATACTACTGCGGGTTCAATGGAGGCAGTGGGTAAACAAATGACAGAGAAATATAAGAGTATATTTTGGACTGTTTGTGCATCTCACTGCATTGGCCTCATGTTGGAGAAGATAGGAATGTTGGGCACTGATGGAGTACTCAGTAAAGCAAAGGCCATTACTAAGTTCATTTACAGCCATGAGACAGTATTGAATCTCATGAGAAAACACACTGGTGGAGTGGACCTAGTTAGTTCCTCCAGGATAAGATCAGCGATGCCTTTCTTAATATTGGAGACAATTAAgtctcaaaagaaaattttgaggaACATGTTCGCTTCGCCAGAATGGAAAGACTCGACCTTGGCTTCTACGGCTGATGGAAGGATGGTGTCTGGTTTGGTCACTAGGGAGCCTTCTTTCTGGACTGAAGCCGAGATGCTTTTGAAGGCAAGTGTTCCGCTTATACGTGCTCTGCATCTACTTAATGGAGAAGATGATAGACCTCAGTTGGGCTACATATACGAGACAATGGATCAGGTCAATGAGCAAATAAAAAAGAACCATCAAGGCAGGAAAAGCAAATATCAGCCTTTGTGGACAGTCATCGATGGAATTTGGGATGACCAACTCCATAGCCCTATCCATACAGCGGGATACTATTTAAATCCGGGTCTCTTttactttgaagatttctttgcTGATAGTGAGGTTAAAACCGGATTTCTGTGCTGCATCGTACGAATTCTGGAGGATAAACGTGAACAAGATTTGATAGCAACACAATTCAAAGAGTATAAAACGTTAGGCGGAACTTTTGGTTGCGGGGATGCTATCGATCGAAGAGCAAGGCTTGCTCCGG CGAAGTGGTGGTCCTTGTATGGAGTTGACTGCCCCGAGTTACAACGATTCGCTATAAGAATTCTGTCTCAGACCTGTACTGGTGCCTTAAGATATGGTTTGAAAAGGAGTCTGACTGAGGAACTGCATACGAAGGGAAGGAACATTATAGAGCAAAAACGGTTGACTGAGCTGACATTCGTTCACCATAATCTCCGGTTGCAAAATTTGCCTGCTTCAAACTCAGGTAACACTGACATATTTCTTGAACCGTTCGATCCAATGGACGAATGGATTGCTGGCATGGAAGAGAAAGCAGCTAAACAAATTGGTAATGTTTAA